From the Candidatus Alcyoniella australis genome, the window ATATAGTCCATTTGGGCGGTCCCGTCGTGGACCTCGCCCATCTTGTGACTAACGCCTGTGTAGTAAAGAACCCTTTCGGTCGTTGTGGTCTTGCCCGCGTCGATGTGCGCCATGATTCCGATATTGCGTGTTCGCTGTAGCGAAACCTGGCGTGCCATAACCGGCAGTCCTCTCGTGACCGATGAAACTCATCATGATCATCTGCGCTGTATTCACTACCACCTGTAATGGCTGAAGGCTTTATTGGCCTCGGCCATTTTGTGGGTGTCCTCTTTTTTCTTCACTGCGTTGCCGCGACCGTTGTATGCGTCGAGCAGCTCGCCGGCCAAACGCTCGACCATGCTGTCTTCCCCGCGGTTGCGCGAGAAGTTGATGATCCAGCGCGTGGCCAGGGCCTGACGCCGATCGGGACGAACCTCGACCGGAACCTGATAGGTCGAGCCGCCAACGCGCCGGCTTTTAACCTCGACGTTGGGCTTGACGTTCTCGATCGCGTTTTTAAAGACCTTGAGCGGATCTTCTTTGGTCCGGCCCTCGATCAGGTCGAATGCCCTGTACATGATCTGTTCGGCGGTAGACTTCTTGCCGCCGAGCATCATGCAATTGACAAAGCGGGCGACCTGCTTGTCGTTGAATTTCGGATCCGGCAGGATCTCTCTTTTTGGTACGTTACCTTTGCGCGGCATCTGTCAACCCCGTCACTTCGGTTTCTTCGTGCCGTACTTGCTGCGACGCTGATTACGGTTGGCCACGCCCGAGGAGTCGAGCTTGCCACGAATAATGTGGTAGCGCACTCCGGGCAGATCCTTGACGCGGCCGCCGCGGATCAGCACCACAGAGTGCTCTTGAAGATTGTGTCCCTCGCCCGGAATGTATCCGGTGACCTCGATGCTGTTGGTCAGCCTGATACGAGCCACCTTGCGCAGAGCGGAATTCGGCTTCTTGGGAGTCGTCGTGTATACCCGCGTACATACGCCCCGTTTCTGGGGGCAGCTTTGCAGCGCCGGTGCGCCCGTTTTGGACTTCTGCGGGTTGCGACCCTTGCGTATCATCTGGTTGACCGTCGGCATAAACTGTCCGTCTTGCTTTCTGTAAAGATGTTTCCCATGCCGGTATTCCCGGCCTCAAGAGGCGAGGAATTTAGCAGGCTTGGCAACGACTGTCAAGTACTAAACGGGAACTTCTTCTCCCTCATTTTCGTACTCGTCATCGTCGAGAAATTCTTCTGGCATATCAACGTCGACCTCGAGCTCGTTGTACTTGGGCGTCCCGGTTCCGGCCGGAATCAGACGGCCCATGGTCACGTTCTCTTTGAGGCCGCGCAGGAAATCGGTCTTGCCGCTGATCGAAGCCTCGGTCAGCACCTTGGTCGTCTCCTGGAACGCGGCCGCGGAGAGGAAGCTCTCGGTCGAGAGGCTGGCTTTGGTAATTCCCAACAGCATCGGCTCGCCAACGGCCGGCATGCCGTCGATTTCCAACATCCGCTCGTTCTCGGCCTTGAACACCGCCTTCTCGACCTGTGCTCCGACCAGGAAGTTGGTGTCGCCGATGTCGGTGATTTTGACGCGGCGCAGCATTTGTCGCACGATGGCCTCGATGTGCTTGTCGTTGATCTTCACGCCCTGCAGACGGTAGACCTCCTGCACCTCGTCGACCAGATAGCGCGCCAGCTCTTTCTCGCCGAGCACCTGCAGGATGTCGTGCGGATTGGACGAGCCGTCCATCAGCGGCTCGCCGGCGCGCACGTAGTCGCCCTCGTGCACGCTGATGTGCTTGCCCTTGGGGATCAGGTACTCGGCCTTCTCGCCGATCTCGGGCTCGACGATTACCCGGCGCTTGCCCTTAATGTCCTCGCCGAAGGTCACGCGGCCGTCGATCTCGGAAATGATCGCGTACTCCTTGGGTTTGCGCGCCTCGAACAGCTCGGCCACGCGCGGCAGTCCGCCGGTGATGTCCTTGGTCTTGGTCGTGGCGCGCGGGATCTTGGCGATGACGTCGCCGGGCTCCACGCGGTCGCCCTCGTTGACGTAGATGTTGGCGCCGACCGGCAGCAGGTAGCGTGCGTCGCGGCCCAAGGCCGAGATCTTCTGCGTACGTCCGCGGTCGTCCTTGATCGAGACGCGCGGCCGACTGGTCGGATCTTTGGGCTCGATCACCACCTTGTGCGACAGGCCGGTCACGGTGTCGACCTGCTCGACCATCGTGTCGCCCTCGGTGATGTCGCCGAACTTCACCTTGCCGGCGACGTCGGTCAGGATCGGGTTGGTGTAGGGATCCCACTCGGCCAACAGCTGGCCGACTTTGATCTTCTCGCCCTTGGCGACGTAGAGCTTGGCGCCGTAAACCAGGCGGTAGCGCTCGCGCTCGCGCCCCGCTTCGTCGGTGATCACGATCTCGCTGTTGCGGTTCATCACGATCTGCGCGTCCTGGCGGTCGAGCACCAGGTTCTCGTTGTTGAAGACCACGATGCCCGAGCCGCGCGAGGTCAGCGTCGACTGCTCGACGCGCCTGCTGGCCGTACCACCGATGTGGAAGGTACGCATCGTCAGCTGGGTGCCCGGCTCGCCGATCGACTGTGCGGCGATCACGCCCACGGCCTCGCCGAGGTTGACCATCTTGCCCGAGGACAGGTCGCGGCCGTAGCAGTTGGCGCACACGCCGCGCTTGGCCTCGCAGGTCAGCACCGAACGGATCAGCACGCGCTCGATGCCGCGATCCTCAAGCAGCATTACGTGCCGCTCGGTGATCTGCTCGTTGGCCTTGATCAACACTTCCTCGTTGACCGGGTCGATTACGTCCTGCAGCGCCACGCGGCCCAGAATGCGATCGCCCACGTGCTCGATGATCTCGCCGCCCTCGACCAGCGAGGAGACGTAGATCCCGTCGAGGGTCTTGCAGTCTTCCATCGTGATCACTGTGTCCTGGGCCACGTCGACCAAGCGACGCGTCAGGTAGCCGGAGTTGGCGGTCTTCAGCGCGGTATCGGCCAGTCCCTTGCGCGCGCCGTGCGTAGAGATGAAGTACTGCAGCACGGTCAACCCCTCGCGGAAGTTGGCCGTAATCGGAGTCTCGATGATCTCGCCCGAGGGCTTGGCCATCAGGCCGCGCATCCCGGCGAGCTGGCGGATCTGAGCGACAGAGCCGCGCGCGCCGGAGTCGGCCATGATGAAGATCGAGTTCAGGCTCGGCACCTGGATGTTATCACCCTGGACGTCGGTTACCGTTTCCAGGCCCATGCGCTGCATCATCGCCTTTGAGATGTCCTCGGTGGCGTTGGCCCAGATGTCGATCACCTTGTTGTAGCGCTCGCCGTCGGTGATCAGGCCCTCTTGGTACTGCTCGGTGATCTCGGCCACCAGATCGTTGCTGTTGCCGATGTAGTTTTCTTTGTCCTCGGGAACGAGCATGTCGTCGATGCAGATCGAGATCCCGGCCTGAGTCGAATACTTGAAGCCAAAGGCGCGCAGCCGGTCGGCCAGCAGCACCGTGGCCTTGTTGCCCGAGGCGCGATAGCAGGTGTCGATCAATCCGGCGATCGACTTCTTATCCATCACCTTGTTGTAAACGCTGAACGGGATGTCGGCGGGCACGATGTCGCGCAGTAAGACGCGGCCCACGGTGCTTTCCACGCGCCGCTCGCCTTGGCCGTCATCGAGGTCCATCCGCACTTCAATCCGCGACTGAAGTTCCACCGCGCCGTTGGCCAGTGCGGTGTGCACCTCGTCGCACGAGGAGAAGGCCTTGCCCTCGCCCCGGGCGCCGATGCGATCGCGGGTCATGTAGTAAATCCCGAGGACCATGTCCTGGGTCGGAACGATGATCGGCTTACCGTGGGCCGGGCTGAGGATGTTGTTGGTCGACATCATCAGTACGCGGGCCTCGATCTGGGCCTCGATCGACAGCGGTACGTGGACCGCCATCTGGTCGCCGTCGAAGTCGGCGTTGAACGCGGCGCAGACCAGCGGGTGCAGCTGAATCGCCTTGCCCTCGATCAGCACCGGCTCAAAGGCTTGGATGCCCAAACGGTGCAGGGTCGGCGCGCGATTGAGCATCACCGGGTGTTCGCGGATCACCTCGTCGAGAATGTCCCAGACCTCGGGCTTCTCTTTTTCGACCATCTTCTTGGCCGACTTGATCGTGGTGACGAAGCCGCGCTCCTCGAGCAGGTTGTAAATGAACGGCTTGAACAGTTCGAGGGCCATCTTCTTGGGCAGGCCGCACTGATGCAGCCGCAGCTCGGGACCGACCACGATCACCGAACGGCCGGAGTAGTCC encodes:
- the rpsL gene encoding 30S ribosomal protein S12, yielding MPTVNQMIRKGRNPQKSKTGAPALQSCPQKRGVCTRVYTTTPKKPNSALRKVARIRLTNSIEVTGYIPGEGHNLQEHSVVLIRGGRVKDLPGVRYHIIRGKLDSSGVANRNQRRSKYGTKKPK
- the rpsG gene encoding 30S ribosomal protein S7 encodes the protein MPRKGNVPKREILPDPKFNDKQVARFVNCMMLGGKKSTAEQIMYRAFDLIEGRTKEDPLKVFKNAIENVKPNVEVKSRRVGGSTYQVPVEVRPDRRQALATRWIINFSRNRGEDSMVERLAGELLDAYNGRGNAVKKKEDTHKMAEANKAFSHYRW
- the rpoC gene encoding DNA-directed RNA polymerase subunit beta', with the protein product MKDIYNLFEKPKNPRTIKALKIALASPEQIREWSYGEVKKPETINYRTFKPERDGLFCAKIFGPVKDFECNCGKYKRMKHRGIICEKCGVEVIQSKVRRERMGHISLATPVAHIWFLKSLPSRIGALLDMTYKELEKVLYFEMYIVIDPGRTDLNEGELLSEERFREIADEYGEEAFRAGMGAEAIKKMLAKLDLENLSIELRAELRSTKADAKRKRLSKRLKVIEAFRDSGNRPEWMILDVVPVIPPDLRPLVPLEGGRFAISDLNDLYRRVINRNNRLKRLQELNAPEIIIKNEKRMLQEAVDALFDNGRRGRVITGPNKRPLKSLSDMLKGKQGRFRQNLLGKRVDYSGRSVIVVGPELRLHQCGLPKKMALELFKPFIYNLLEERGFVTTIKSAKKMVEKEKPEVWDILDEVIREHPVMLNRAPTLHRLGIQAFEPVLIEGKAIQLHPLVCAAFNADFDGDQMAVHVPLSIEAQIEARVLMMSTNNILSPAHGKPIIVPTQDMVLGIYYMTRDRIGARGEGKAFSSCDEVHTALANGAVELQSRIEVRMDLDDGQGERRVESTVGRVLLRDIVPADIPFSVYNKVMDKKSIAGLIDTCYRASGNKATVLLADRLRAFGFKYSTQAGISICIDDMLVPEDKENYIGNSNDLVAEITEQYQEGLITDGERYNKVIDIWANATEDISKAMMQRMGLETVTDVQGDNIQVPSLNSIFIMADSGARGSVAQIRQLAGMRGLMAKPSGEIIETPITANFREGLTVLQYFISTHGARKGLADTALKTANSGYLTRRLVDVAQDTVITMEDCKTLDGIYVSSLVEGGEIIEHVGDRILGRVALQDVIDPVNEEVLIKANEQITERHVMLLEDRGIERVLIRSVLTCEAKRGVCANCYGRDLSSGKMVNLGEAVGVIAAQSIGEPGTQLTMRTFHIGGTASRRVEQSTLTSRGSGIVVFNNENLVLDRQDAQIVMNRNSEIVITDEAGRERERYRLVYGAKLYVAKGEKIKVGQLLAEWDPYTNPILTDVAGKVKFGDITEGDTMVEQVDTVTGLSHKVVIEPKDPTSRPRVSIKDDRGRTQKISALGRDARYLLPVGANIYVNEGDRVEPGDVIAKIPRATTKTKDITGGLPRVAELFEARKPKEYAIISEIDGRVTFGEDIKGKRRVIVEPEIGEKAEYLIPKGKHISVHEGDYVRAGEPLMDGSSNPHDILQVLGEKELARYLVDEVQEVYRLQGVKINDKHIEAIVRQMLRRVKITDIGDTNFLVGAQVEKAVFKAENERMLEIDGMPAVGEPMLLGITKASLSTESFLSAAAFQETTKVLTEASISGKTDFLRGLKENVTMGRLIPAGTGTPKYNELEVDVDMPEEFLDDDEYENEGEEVPV